A genomic window from Lotus japonicus ecotype B-129 chromosome 1, LjGifu_v1.2 includes:
- the LOC130714030 gene encoding disease resistance protein RPV1-like isoform X4 — translation MLGSSSSSSSAAAIVMTPPKYDVFLSFRGEDTRDNFTSHLYDGLCRKRIQTFIDYRLDKGDAISPELCKAMEESMIYIIIFSQHYASSSWCLDELDKILKCKKRYGRNVIPVFYKVDPSNVRHQEGCYKDAFVKHEKRFRDEVIQTWKDALTEAAAISGWDSNTTRPESMLVDGIVEDILRKLDRSFSSDDHRMVGIDKHIAQIQSLLQLEPEAVRIIGIWGMGGIGKTTLARTLHHKLATQFSSRSCVVNAQQEIEKDGIDCLHKKYLSELLEEDISSNGLHFAIERVKRAKVLLILDGVKTSSQIQELIGGHGNFGQGSRIIVTSRDMQVLRNAEADDIHEVKEMNPQDSLQLFSLYAFKQICPMEGYADLVEKVLEYAKGVPLALKVLGSLLYGRTRKAWESELQKLEKLPEIEIFNVLKLSYDGLDGEQKDIFLDIACLYVGDFVNDVVDMLNGCGFSADIGMHVLKDKSLISTLRDRIVVHDLIVEMGKQIVRQECVNHPGKRSRLWDHEEIYDVLRNNQGTDAVQCIFLAMWRIKKLEVHPKSFKSMPNLRMLCFHNYFPGRRQTNVILPACVESLSNSLKLLDWDEFPQRSLPLDFCPKNLVELLMQYSDLEQLWEDDQELPNLKRLDLRASLNLIRIPDLSKFPNIEEIILSGCESLIQVYSSSFLCKLKLLYLNGCLELTSLDLSSNALSRTSGLVGLYNCCKLETFSINRTEVVQSRGCSQIYDDVKFRWTYLEGTSGYQDMNGRDLGEKSCIEIEDLRENLPSQLSQELCWLDLGKCKLFTSLPIDLCKLKLLRRLYLSGCSNLNKIPEIEETLENLAVLVLDETAIQELPSSLHRLVGLEELSLRSCRRLEIIPSSIGRLTKLSKELPRDLESCRKFCSH, via the exons ATGTTGGGgagttcttcatcttcatcttctgctGCTGCTATTGTTATGACTCCTCCAAAGTATGATGTGTTCTTGAGCTTTAGAGGAGAAGACACACGTGACAACTTCACTAGTCATCTTTATGATGGTCTTTGTAGGAAAAGGATCCAAACATTTATAGATTACAGGCTAGACAAAGGCGATGCAATCTCACCTGAACTGTGCAAAGCTATGGAAGAATCAATGATTTACATCATCATTTTCTCCCAACACTACGCTTCTTCCTCGTGGTGTTTGGATGAACTCGACAAGATTCTGAAATGCAAGAAGAGATATGGAAGGAATGTGATACCGGTTTTCTACAAGGTGGATCCATCAAATGTTAGGCATCAGGAAGGGTGTTATAAAGATGCATTTGTTAAGCATGAAAAGCGATTTCGGGACGAAGTAATACAGACGTGGAAGGATGCTCTAACCGAAGCAGCTGCAATCTCTGGCTGGGATTCAAACACCACTAG ACCAGAATCCATGCTTGTTGATGGTATTGTGGAAGATATTTTAAGAAAATTGGATCGTTCTTTTTCAAGTGACGATCATAGAATGGTTGGAATTGACAAGCACATTGCACAAATCCAGTCCTTGTTGCAGCTTGAGCCAGAAGCTGTTCGGATCATAGGAATTTGGGGCATGGGAGGAATAGGTAAAACTACACTGGCTCGGACACTACATCACAAACTGGCGACCCAATTCAGTTCCAGGAGTTGTGTTGTAAATGCTCAGCAAGAAATAGAAAAAGATGGAATTGACTGTctacataaaaaatatttatcagAACTTCTAGAGGAAGATATCTCGTCAAATGGATTGCATTTTGCTATTGAAAGGGTCAAACGGGCAAAGGTTCTCCTTATTCTTGATGGGGTGAAAACTTCGAGTCAAATTCAAGAGTTAATTGGAGGGCATGGAAACTTCGGCCAGGGAAGTAGAATCATTGTGACTAGCAGAGACATGCAGGTGCTTAGGAATGCTGAAGCTGATGATATACATGAAGTCAAGGAGATGAATCCCCAAGATTCTCTGCAGCTCTTCAGTTTATATGCCTTTAAACAAATCTGCCCCATGGAAGGTTATGCTGACTTAGTAGAAAAGGTATTGGAATATGCTAAAGGGGTTCCATTAGCTCTCAAAGTTTTAGGCTCACTGCTTTATGGTAGAACAAGGAAAGCATGGGAAAGTGAGCTGCAAAAGCTGGAAAAGCTTCCTGAGATTGAGATTTTCAATGTGTTGAAATTAAGCTATGATGGGCTGGATGGTGAACAGAAGGACATATTTCTTGACATAGCTTGCTTATATGTAGGCGATTTTGTGAATGATGTAGTGGATATGCTAAATGGTTGTGGTTTCTCTGCTGACATTGGAATGCATGTTCTGAAAGATAAGAGCCTTATATCTACTTTAAGAGATCGCATCGTGGTGCATGATCTAATAGTGGAAATGGGAAAACAAATTGTTCGTCAAGAATGTGTCAATCATCCTGGAAAACGCAGTCGTCTATGGGACCATGAAGAAATTTATGATGTTTTAAGAAACAACCAG GGGACGGATGCAGTCCAATGTATATTCCTCGCCATGTGGAGGATAAAAAAACTTGAAGTTCATCCAAAAAGTTTCAAAAGCATGCCTAATCTGAGAATGCTTTGTTTCCATAACTATTTTCCGGGAAGACGTCAAACAAATGTGATCCTTCCTGCATGTGTTGAAAGTCTTTCGAATAGTTTAAAACTTCTTGATTGGGATGAATTTCCTCAAAGATCTTTGCCGTTGGACTTTTGTCCAAAAAATCTTGTTGAACTTTTGATGCAATATAGCGATCTTGAACAACTTTGGGAGGATGATCAG GAATTACCGAATTTGAAAAGGCTCGATCTTCGTGCTTCTTTGAACTTGATTCGAATACCAGACCTTTCTAAGTTCCCAAATATTGAAGAAATTATTCTTAGTGGTTGTGAAAGTTTGATTCAAGTTTACTCCTCGAGTTTCCTCTGCAAGCtcaaattattatatttaaatgGTTGTCTTGAGCTTACGAGTTTAGATCTTTCTAGTAATGCTCTATCAAGAACTTCTGGATTAGTGGGGCTCTACAATTGTTGTAAACTGGAAACGTTTTCAATCAATAGAACTGAGGTGGTTCAATCACGTGGTTGTTCCCAAATTTACGATGATGTGAAATTTCGCTGGACTTACCTAGAAGGCACCTCTGGCTATCAAGACATGAATGGAAGAGATCTGGGTGAAAAATCTTGTATAGAGATTGAAGATTTGAGAGAAAATTTGCCTTCACAGCTTTCCCAGGAGCTTTGTTGGTTAGATCTCGGTAAATGTAAGTTATTTACAAGCCTTCCAATTGACCTTTGTAAGTTGAAATTGCTAAGAAGACTTTATCTAAGTGGCTGCTCTAATTTGAACAAAATCCCTGAAATCGAGGAGACACTAGAAAATTTAGCCGTGCTTGTCTTAGACGAAACAGCAATACAAGAACTACCTTCATCCTTACACCGTTTGGTGGGGCTTGAAGAGCTGAGCTTGCGTAGTTGCCGAAGGCTTGAAATTATTCCCTCCTCGATTGGAAGACTCACCAAACTCT CTAAAGAACTTCCCAGAGATCTTGAATCCTGCAGAAAGTTTTGCTCACATTGA